TTATAAATTTCTGTGGAGGGAGAGAATCATCTCCATTAGGAGAAGAAGGAAGTCTTTGCCTTGGATCTGGAGGTGTTCTGAGCAGAGGTCACAGAGCCAGCAAAGGCATGCAAGTGGAGACATGTCCCGTCCCCTGTCTATGAAGTAGTAACATGTAGCTCCAGCCGGCAGGAACAAAAGGTGCCCCTGGACAGGAGGCTGGGAGTCATGTGGCGCCAGGTGTGTGGAGACAGCTGCAGACATCCAAGCAAGAGTCAGAGATGGCGGAGTTTCTGTCCAGGAAGATGTTGCTCTCCTCCTCCTGTTAGGCCTTCCTCGTCAGGATGACAATGAATGGCTTGTCCATGGCGTTTCAGAGCCACAGAGCACCTGGAGGTtccccagcctggagcctggctggttcctgccttttGTACCAGTGTCTGTGTGGGTGCGTCTGGGGGCAGCTGGCAGCATGGGAGATGACTGTGGCTGGTGCTTATGGGGCTGGGCCCATTTCCTGGGGCCCTCTGAGGGGGATGGCCCAGAACGTGCAGAAGAAAAGCCTGTGGGAGGAAATACCAGGGTGACCACAGCTGGATGAGCAGGAATGGGCAGGAGGGTGAATTGGGCAGGCAGGAAGAGCAGGAGCTGTGAGCTCCCGTGGTGCCATTTTTCCCACACCTCAATCTTCCCCTGTGAGCTGCAAAAGGCCACAGCTGAGCTAGGATGGATGGTTCTGCCCTGTGGAGTCAGCTAAGGGCTTTCACTGCCGGATCCTGGTGCCCACTCTGAGGAGGACGCAGGGGAAAGACATTCAAATTCATACTGAGAGAaaacctgctgtgtgccagacacttcCACATCCAggatatctcatttaatctttataacactCTCGTGCAGCAGGGGCGTATGATCTTATTTAAAGGAAGATcgaactgaggcttagagacgtacaacaacttgcccaaggtgacattaagtggcagaaccagaaaTTAGGACTCAGCCTATTTTGCTCGAAGTCTGATGTCTGTTTCCCTGTCCTATGGGCTAGCTCTCTCAAATCTTACTTTCCTGTTGACTGCAAAGAGGTGCATGGTAAGGGCAGCAGAAAGGGCTGTTTAAAATGAGCTTTGATGGGAAGAGGCTGCTTGGAAAAGGAAATGAGGGCTCCTGGGGAGAACCTGGAGTCTCAGCCCATGATCCCTACTCCGGCCCCCCAGAAGGGGCATGTGAGCCTGTGAAggtcccatcccccacccctcgTGACAGCAGCTTCTCCCCCAGCTGCTTTTTGGGCTTCCTCTTCCACCCTGctgtttcctctctccctccctacaGTGGACTGGCGTGCACCTCATTGACCTCGGGTGGGGCTGTCTGACTCAGGCCCTGTGGGCTGGTCTAGAAGGTAGCAGCAAGGTTTCGAAATAGTCTGTATGGTTGGCCAAGGCCTTGTTTTTTCCATTCAAGCTTCTGTATCAACTGAGAGCTGGGGTCAGGGTTGACAGTCCCAAAGTAACAGCAGAATTGAGGACAGACACCAGAGGTAGAGTCCCTGAAGCCCAGGACCTCCTATCTGAGTCACTAACAGACACTAAGttggtgtgtggggggggtggggggggggcggtgTCACTGCTCTCCTGTTGGCTTCTGGCTCAGGTCTTGTCCCCTGGACGCTTCTTGCTCAGGAGAAGGAAGGCCATCCTCCTCCCCCTGTAAGCAGGACTGCAGCTCTGCCATCATCAACACGCTTCCATCAGTGCTATTTACACAACCTTTCTTCAGAAGAGACACCAACTTAAAACCTGTTGGCTGCCTCTTCTGAGCCCCACCAACACTCCCACCCTCCCTGTTATTCCGGCTGCTGATCAGAGCCCCTGCTGCAGCGTGAAGGCTGTCTTCATTCTGCCTGACCATTCAGGGTCCCCCACTCAGCTTTCTTCCCAAAGCAAAACAATCTATCCTGTATTTTCCTCTTTCCTAAGACAGACTGTCATCTGAGCCACCAGTCTCTTCTCAAATGTCCTGAGTTCCTCGTGGCTCCTGGCCAATGGCTTCTTTCTCTAGGAAGGCTCTCAGGGCAAGCCCCGAGTCATCTCGATCTCTGTGAGCATGTGCCCACGTCCCAGCTGGAGGAAGGACAGCAAACAGAGGATTCCCTGAGGGGCTGGCTGCTGCCCTGGGAGAGCTTTGCGCCTCCCAAAGAGGGTCTTGTCCTGTCTTGTGTGCTAAAGACCTGGCTCAGGGCTCTGCACCTGTGGTATCTGTTCCTGGCTGGCCTTTTCCTAGCAGGGTATCTCCCAGTGCTGGTGGAGGGCTTGTGGGAGAGGGGGGGTGGGCACTGTCACCATTGACCCTAGCTTGGTTcttactgtgcccagccctctatCCTTTTCAGATCTGCTTAGTCTCAGAACAGTCACATCCGAGAAGAGACCACTGAATCCATTTTCTCTGGACAAGTGCCAAAGTCACCTGCAGCCACAGCCAGCCTAGCCTGGGACTGGGGAGTGACTAGGGAGCCACTGGGGAACCGGGGCTGTTTCTGACATCTCTCGGGGGCAGCGTCCCTCTGCTGGGCTGTTTCTTGCTTTTTGCTGTTGCAGTGGTGGTGACAGTCGGtcttttgggggttttgtttgattgtttctAATCTGTCACTGCTTTGGGACATGCCATTTCTTGATTTTTACCCCAGAAGCATTCCTAGTGCAAAGTCTCAACAAGGTCAATAAAGTTATTATCAGGCTCCTTCGAAAGAGTAGGTTGGACTGTCAGCTAATAGTTAAGAGATAGCTAGTCGACCTCCCTATCTAACTTGGTTATTCAGTAACCAGTATCCGGTCGGGGGGAGGTGGGATTCTGAGAAGTGCCATCTCTTGCTAACAAGGTCTTTGAGGGTCATGGGACAGCCGCCCCATCTGGAGCAGCCGGGGGCCTTCCCCTCCATCCTTTGGTCCTTGGCCTActtgcccagcctggcccagcccctgGGCTGCCATCCCCCCGTCACAGCCACCCTGGGGCCAGCTAGGCAAGGCCTGGCTGTGCATATTCTGTGCCCTGCTTCTCTTCTGGGACCTCTTGATTCACGAGGGAAGGACTGGTGAGAGGAGAAGTGAAACCTGCGGGTTCTAAACATGGAAGGAGTGCGTCAGCTGCCTTTCTGAAGCTAGCGTGAGCTTGGCAGTCTTGGCCTCCGTCTAGCCTAGCCCTTAACCTGACTGAAGTTCCCAGTCTCCTGTGAACCACGGCACCTTGATCTTTCTCTTAGAACACCTGACAATGGGGAATGGATAGAGCACCAGACTCAGAGGAGGCCCAGCTCTGACTATGCCATGCCCAGCGAGTGGTGTGACTTTGAGctcatccctccatccctctggAGGCCAGGAAGGAAGTCCCAGAAGAGGCCAGTGCCAGGCCTAGTGTCACACAATACAGCTGAGGACCCCCCATCCGCCACCCTTAAGACTCATGACTCTCCTGCTATCTTGGGTGTCAGGGTTTCTACTGGCAGCATCATGGGGGACTCCAGGTGGTGGATTTCAGGGAGTTGGGGTCAGAGCTGGCGGGGACATCAGGCTACCACCTGGAGGAGGGCAGGGCTGGAATCTTGGAACCTACCAGGTCAGGATGCACGTGGGGACCCCTACTGACTGTCCTGTCTGCCCACGGGAGCAGGTGGGAGGGCCCCGGGGCTGGAGTCTCCCCTGTGTCCCACTGTAGGCTCCCCAAGAAGCCCTAGGGCCCACCACGGAAGGCCAGAGCTCCAGGAGCTTCAGGGCATCCTTATGTTCATCTAGACCCAGCTATGCACAGCGGGAGGCGGGGTGGAGGGGGACAGGCTGGCAGCCACATCTCTACCTTCCAGGTAAATCCAGGGCCCggagcctccacttcccagaagAGTTTGGTTCAGCCCCTGACCCTACTCGGCTCCCCTAACAGAGCAGTGTGGGCCGCCTCCACCCCTCCAGTCCTTCTTTCTGGTCTGAACATTGGAAGCACACTAGCTGTCACCTAAGCGCCCTCTGGGCATCAGGAACAATTTCAGACCGGTTAGGTGCATCTCACTAACCCATCAATAGGTCTGAGAAAGGTGATAGACTCTGCTTTTCTGATGAGCAAAAAGATGTAAGGAATGAAACCAGCTTTTGCCCGATTCCCAAGTCCTTGCTGTTTTCTCTTATAGACATCAACTCCCTGACATCCACCACCTGGGGTCCCCCGTGATGCTGCTATGTCCCTGGGAGTGGCTGGCAGGATGAAAAATGCCCAGGGAACTGGCCTTGAGCCTCAGTGAGGAAGCCTGTCTGCGCTTCCCACCAAAACCTACAGGGCACAGCCCTGAGTCTTCACCTGGCTTAGGCTGGCTGGGGTTCAGAGCTGCCGACCTGGGAACTCCCGCTCTCTTCAGTGGCTTCCCATCACCTTCAGAGATAGCCTAAATGCCACAGCTTGGCACCTGAGGCCCTGCGCCATGCCACCTGAGGCCCCTGCCCTTCCCAGCCAGCTCTGCTTCTCTGCTTGGCTCAGTTTCACCCTGCAGATACCCCCACTGAGGCGGAGTTCCCCAAACAGGTAGTGTCATTTCACACCTCCGTGCCTTCGTGCACGCTGCTTCCTCTCCCTGGCAGTCCTCCCTGCCCCAGCTGTGGTTGACTTGGCCTCGTCCTGCTTGTTTTTGAAGCCTCAGCTCCAGGAATCCTTTCCCGACACTGCTCCCTCCTGCTGGCTCAGTCTCTCCTCTGTGTCATCTCTGTAAGAGAGAGACATCACACCAGGTCTAACTGTCTCCCTGCTGACCTGTGCGCCCAGGCAGGTGGAGATTCCGCTCATGGATTCTCTTGCTAGTGCTGGATTGTAGCATGGTGCCTGGTACAGGATGGGCACAGGGATGCATGGGAGAGCAGCCTCGCTTCAGCCGAAGGGAATCAAGATGTTAGAAATGGGCACAGCTCCTCCTACTGAGGTTGTCGGGGACAGAACTCCAGGCAAAAGCGCCATGGAGCAGATAAGGAAGAACACCTGGGGCCACAAGCAGGGGAGTCGGGGAGGGCAGGCTGGAGTTGACACAGTGCAgttgggggagtggggtgggaggggaaagGGTGCTGGCAGCAGGCTGTGCCTCTGGGTCCCCATTGGCTCTGACCAGCCCTGGGAGGGCTCAGCATGAGTGTGGAGGTGCAGTCTGGCTTCCTAGTCAACACCAGGCTACAGAGCCAGCAAGGGCTTCACTGCCTAGCCTGCAATGAAAGAACAGTCATAGCTGGGACCCCAGTGGGGCCTTGGGTCCCTGGGGATCTTTCAGACACTGAAAGGATCTGATTTGTCACCATGGTCAGTGGCCAAACATCTTGGCAGAGGCCCTGGCACATCCAAGTGGTCATGAAGGCTGGTCCTGCTGCCTGGGGGGCCTTACCGGCAGTATAACCAGGGACCTGGGGACTGGGGGAGAGTCATGCTGTGTTCTCTTACCTTGTGGGACAGCTGGGACTGATACTAGCGCAATGTGTAACTGATGAGGAAACCAGAGGCAAAAAAAAAGGCTTAGGGATTCACGGGAGGTTACACAGGCAATTAGTGAGAGGTGCCACGCAAAGCTTCCCGCCTCTCCCTGAACCAGGTGCGTCCCAGGCGGAGCTTGGTGGGTGCTATCTGTAGGACTGCAGGGTTCTTCCATCCATTGCTCTTTGCAGAAGGCCAGCTGGGCACCCTCTTCAAAGTCTCTCAGAGGATTTCCCTCAGATTCTAGAAGTCCCCGAACTAAGAGTCATGAGCCATATGGCAACAGGTGGGACCCGGAAAACATTGTTGCCACAAGCTTGCCTATGTCAGTCACTGTGACAGGCACTTGGAGTAGCCCCAGCTTCCCTAGACAACTTGAGTCCCTAGAGGACCTCTGTGACCCACATGTGTGCCTTTGGGAACCGGTGGCCAGAGAGGCCGGGGCGTGGAGCCGCCTGCATTCCAGACTACACTGTTGCACCTTCATGCTGGATGGGATGGAAAGGCACTGAAAGCGTTTTAGCAGAGCTGTGGAGGGGCAGGAGCAACTTCAGTCTCTCAAGAAGACAGACAGGAAGCTCAATCCAGGGGCAAAGTGAGAAGGAGCCTTGTAGCCCAAGCCCAATTCAGCCTTCACTGAAATGCCCCTTTGTTTCCCAAGTGGTAGTGGATGTTGCTTCATGCCACATTTGGGGGAATTGGGTGTGGGGTGTGGAGGAGGATTCCTAGGCCGAGGGAGCATCCAGTGTCCTGCCCTTGGGCTCTTGAAGCCAGGACAGAAAGGGCTTCAGGAGCCCTCCCACCCTTTTTCCTGACCCTTCTCCATGAAGTCTTCAGTGAGCCCTGGGTCTCGCCTAACTCCTGGCCCCTTCTCCTGGACTGGGGCTCCACTCTGAGGCCTATTGTCCATGCATGTCCTGGCTCCTGGGTGCGGTGAGGAAGCAGATAGTGACTCAGCAGGGCTCTGGGGCCCTTCCCCGGGCCTCAGGCTCGGGGAGCGGCCGGGGCACAGTGGAAAAGCTGAGTGCCACCCGCCTGCACTGTTCTTTCCATCCCGGGCCAGGGCATGGGATGAGACGtgaggggagagaaagagcaCGTGTGCGAGCCACAGATGGAAAGAATGGGCTCTGTCCAGTGGGATGGACGGACTGGGACTAAGAAGGGGGCTGGGGTCTGTCACCACCTGTCCCACTGCCACTTCCTTTCCAACTACCACCTGCCTGAAGGAGGTGCTGTGTCTGCCCTGTTCGAAGCTTCAGAGGAGTGTCGACCTCACTTTAAAAACAGACCCTTCTCCCGACTGTCTCCCTCCTACCCCCATCATTTCAGACATGTGAAAACCACTCAaactccctgcccccacctctgccacacacatgcacacacacacaggcgccCTGACCTCAGGGAGGTCGACGAAAAGCAGAGGTGCTGCCAGCTGGTCAGAGCAGGCGGAGGTGCTTCTTGTGGGCTGGGGCCGAGCCGGCTGCAACAGAGGCCTCAGGAGTTGGGACCAGGGAGACAGGTCCCTCTGAGCACCCTGGCCTCTGGGCATTTTTTCCCAGCCTCCCCTTGGCCTCTGCACCAAGAAGGAAAGAGTTGGTGGTCCTCAGGCCCTGGGACTGCCAGAGGGGACACGGGTCAGGGATGCCGGCCCAGAACTTCCAGCTGGGGCTGACTTCCCACTAACGCAGATGCTGTCCCTTCCTGCAGGTTCCGAGGCCTCATCCTGCTGCTGACCTTCCTAATTTACGCCTGCTATCACATGTCCAGGAAGCCTATCAGTATCGTCAAGGTGAGGCTGGCTGGCAGCAAGGAAGAGTGCAGAAGCACACTGTCGTAACCGTCCTTACCCCTTCCCATGGCCACTGAGGTTGCACCTTCACCTGGCAGGCTCCCACTCTCAGTGGCTGTCTTCCCCAGGAGCTCCTTTTGAGTTTATTCCCCAAGACAGCTGTGTCGGTGGCTGTGGATGGAATAAGCGTGCAGGGCCCCTGGGCTATGTGGATGCTGCTCATGGGTCTGATGTGGCTGCTTTCCCCTGCAGCCAGTTCCTGCAGGAGGAGGTGCCAGTAGGGGGGACATAGAATCTGGTAGGAGGCAGTGTCTCCGGTATGGTTGGGGCAGGTGGTTGCTTGCTCCCCTCTGGGTCAACCCCTGACCTGTATGTCCCATTGCCTATCCAGAGCCGTCTGCACCAGAACTGCTCGGAGCAGATCAAACCCATCAATGATACTCACAGTCTCAATGACACCATGTGGTGCAGCTGGGCCCCATTTGGTAAGAACAGGGCAAGTTGCTCTTCCCATTCCCCATTCCCTCTTCCTCGAGAAGGGGCTGTCCAGGGAGGGCTTCCTACAGGGGCATCCACGCAGTCAGCTTTCTGTTTCTCCCATCTGCTTTCAGACAAGGACAACTATAAGGAGTTACTAGGGGGCGTGGACAACGCCTTCCTCGTCGCCTATGCCATCGGCATGTTCATCAGGTAAGGACAGAGGCTGAGCCTATGACCAAGAGGAGGATGGTTTAGAGCTGCTACCTCCCCTTAAGGAACCTGGGGGCAGCTGGGAATGAGCCCAGGGATGCTGCATGTACAATCCACCCACAGCCATCCTCCTTGCCTTACCGCGGTCGCAGAGACTGCTCCTTCGCCTGGTAGACTCCCACTGGTAGCAGCTCTTTTGCCTGGAAATGTTCTCCTGGATGCTGCTTTTGAGTCTATTCACTCAGATACCACAGTTGGTGGGTATGGACTAGGACCCTTTAAGAATGGCCCTGCGTGCACATATAGCTGGGAGAATCCCCATCCTCTGCTGCATCCAAACCAGCACGGGAAGCGTGCTGTTCCTTGCCAGGAATCCACGATCAATAAGGCTGCATACTGCCTCCAAAGAGCTCACAGGCCAGTGCGGGCAATGGATGCATTGGCAGCTGGTGCTAAAACTGTGGCGGCTCCATGACAGAGGTGGCCATCATGTGTTCTAGGAGCTCCGAGGTCATTACTCAGTCCAAGCTGAGCTAGAGCAGAGGGGTCGGGGATGCTTCTTGGATGAGATGGTGCCTGACCTGATGCAAGGGACTTGGGTGCGGCGGTGCAGACGGAGACCTGGGCAGAAGGAATAGCACGAGCAAGTAGGGCAAATGTGAAGAAACAGCATGATCTACGGGAGGAACTGCGGGCAGGTGTATGGAGGGAATGACAGTGTAAGGAAGGTAGCAGCAGGGCTGAGGGCCGAGGTCATTTGCACATGAGGTCCACGGGCAGAGACGCATGGAAGGGTTTTCGCCAGGGTGTCCCATCCAGATGGGCATTTCTGAGAGCTCACTCTGAGAGTGATGCTGAGGTGGATGAGACTGGTCATACAGAGTGACCAATTTGACAGTAGCCCAAGCTGTTGAGCTTATGTTACTACAGTGGTGATAGAGGTGGAAAGAGTTTATGTACTGGAGCACTAGCTAAGAGGTAGCCCGGTGAGTCTTGGAGACTGAAtgtgaggggtggggaggaaaggtgggaggctgagggagctcTGAGCCTGGCTTGAGTGCCCAAGGGGTGGCATTCACTCAGATGAGGATAGCAGGATGATGAAGGCGTCAGGGTGGTTGgcgggaagaggaagaggaattcaGCTTAAGAGCACTGGGTTTCAAATGCCCCGGGGGCATCCAAATAAAGATGTCCAGGAGGCACCTGTCTGCAACTGTGAAGCTCTGGGAGACAGATCAGGCCTGAAGATATGCATGTGGAGCTATTTAGCCTATGGGTGGTTGTTACAATGGTAAAAGTGTTGCAAAAGACTGCACCGAGAGGAAAATACACGACATGGAGTGGCTGGCCAAGCGGAGGAAGATGGGAaatctaaattcatggagcatggCCAGGTGTCACAGAAGCAGTGGGGGACAGAGGTTGGCCCCGTCACATGGCAACACAGAAGTCATTGGTGGGACCTTGGCCAGAGCCACTTCCTAGTGTGGTGGGGGCAGAAACATGGTAGGGAGTTGAGGTGGACACAGAGGAGCTTAACCGCAGATCCAACTTTCTCTTCCCCAGTGGGGTTTTTGGGGAGCGGCTTCCGCTCCGTTACTACCTCTCAGCTGGAATGCTTCTCAGTGGCCTTTTCACCTCGCTCTTTGGCCTGGGATATTTCTGGAACATCCACGAGCTCTGGTACTTTGTGGTCATCCAGGTATGAATCACCGTCTTGCACTTGGGCCTGTGTTGCCGTCTCGGGAAGGACCTGGGAGACCGCAGCTCACAGCGGGTGGGAGCCTGTGTTCCTGGCTCCCTGTCCAGTGCTCTCTATTACACTGCACTGAGTTCTACCTCCTGGCCCCACTGCCCCCACATTTGTTCACTCAGAGAGTTGGCCTTGAGCACAACGCTGTGGTCACTTCCAATGCACGAGAGGCTTGGTCTCTGCTTGAACAATCTTGAGCGAGAGAAGCCAGCTCATGCCATTGAGGAGGTGTGGCATGTGTGTAAGGGAAGGGTAAGGTTTGTAGTGTGGGGTATGGAGGGCCCCTCGGCCACGAAATTGAACCTCCTCAGCCCAGGGTGGTCAGAGCAGGGAGCCAGTCGCACAGCCCAGGCCTGTTCccaccctcccttctctctccctgcagGTCTGTAATGGACTCGTCCAGACCACAGGCTGGCCCTCTGTGGTGACCTGTGTTGGCAACTGGTTCGGGAAGGGGAAGTGAGTGTGACAAGGGAGGAGGAGTGGGAAGGATTGGGAGGGCTGGGGGTCCTGAGCTGGTCACCGTGGCCTCTGATGTAATTTCAGAGGGAAGGGTCAGAAAGCGGCCTCCACGTTGCTGTTCACGTGCTTAGAAGTGGCTAAAAGCAGTGCTGATTTTCTGACTGATGAGGCTTTAACCCATAGAGCAGGCAACCTtagttatgtttttttctaataatagattaatttctattttcaacGAAGACAAAAAGAAGCCTATAAAATTTCCGCCCCGCCCCCCAACCCCGACCCCGAATTGGCTTGTGTGCAAAACAAAGTTGCTTTGGAGAAGGGGTTCTCACCCTTGGCACTACTGACTTTCTGGGCTATTGGACCCTTGTTTGGGGACTGTCCTACCACTGCAGGCTGTTTAGTAGTAGCCTTCCTGGCATCTGCTCACTGGATGCCATAGCACACCCTGAGTTGTGACCATGAAAAATCTCTAGCTGTTACCAGATATCCCTTGGGGGTAGGATCACCCCTGGTTGAGGACAGTGCTTTAGAGTGAGATCGTGGGACAGAAGAGAAGAATGAGGGCCGGGCCCCCATGCCCTCAGTGTGGCTAGAGCTCCCATCGGCACTCACTCAGGGAGCTGGGCAGGCGGAGCGAGACCCCAGGCCCTGCAGCCACCTGCTTGACACCATCCAAGGTCTCCCACTCCTTGCTGACTTGGGGCTTTGGGGCTGTCTTTGGTGCCTCGGGGAAGCTGTAGTCAGCCCAGCTTTAGAGCTTGGCTGGGGCAGTTGCTATGAACAATGtgctttgctttttactttttatacctcttcccttctctccctcccttccaggCGGGGGTTCATCATGGGCATCTGGAATTCCCACACATCTGTGGGCAACATCCTGGGCTCCCTGATCGCCGGCATCTGGGTGAACGGGCAGTGGGGCCTGTCGTTCATCGTGCCTGGCATCATTACTGCCATCATGGGCGTCATcaccttcctcttcctcatcGAATGTGAGTGGGCCCCTCACTCCCCACAAGTGAGCCTAGAAGTTCTCGGTTTCTGGGAGAAGGCAGCTGGATCTACTGGAAAGATTGCTGGTCACAGAGTGGGAGGACCAGCCGTGTGACTTTGGACAATCTCTCAGagcctttattttctcatttgtaaaataataatagtaataataatgtctATTTCGTAGGATTTCTGCAGGCTTAACTGAGACACCATAGTTAAAATGCCAGGCCCACAGGAGGTGCTTGGCAAGCATTGGTTGAATCTGAGAGGTGTGATCAGGGAGCGTGGAGTTGAAGGGACATTGTTACAGTGACCAGGCTCTCCACTTGCTGCAGGTGGCCTTGTGCACTAGCCAGGCCAGGTATGAGAGCCACTCTGTAGCTAAGAGTACTAAAGTCCAAGAGGCAGTAGTGACACTGCTGGTTGTTAGGAAAGCCAGGCCTAGAAAGCTGTCTCCTGAGCCCCAGGCCCTGCTCCCTCCTGCTGGGACACACACTGGCCACCTTAGGAGTTGGAGGCGGGGCTGGTTCCCGGGATGGCTTAGATCCAGTGCAAGGTGAGGGCCTGGCAATCACCTCGGGATTGGGGGGGCGGGGGTTGGGAAACCTCTTAGAaagcgattttttttttctagacccAGAAGATGTGGACTGCGCCCCTCCTCAGCACCACGTGAGTGTGAGCCCTCCCAGCCCTATCCCTgccctccaactccatccagagGGCTGGACCCGGAGAGGCCTGGGGAGCTAGAGCAGGGAGTTCTGGCCCTCACTGACCTCACGGACCCAGTGCTAGGCCCATGGGTTGGCCCTACAGCCTGATGAGTCTGGCAGGTCAGTCCAGCCCGAGACGAACATGTGCCTCCCCATCCTGGGAGCCAGTGTCTCTTGCCTGGGCTGCACCTTCAGCTGGTGGGAGGCAGCACATGGACGCACCCACAGCAGGGCTCATCTCCTCTGCTCAGGGTGAGCCAGCTGAGAACCAGGACAACCCTGAGGACCCTGGGAACAGTCCCTGCTCTATCAGGGAGAGCGGCCTTGAGACTGTGGCCAAATGCTCCAAGGGGCCATGCGAAGAGCCTGCTGCCATCAGCTTCTTTGGGGCGCTCCGGATCCCAGTAAGAAGTTTGTGGAATGGAGGAAAGAGAGGGgctttccagatttttttctgttggtGATGAGGAGATGGGGTGCTTGGGTGATCTATTTTTCTAGAACTTCTTTATAGGGGAGGTGTAAGTTGGGCAGCCTGCTTGGGGAGGGCAGTGTGGGAGATTTGTCTGGAAACAACCTTGCACAGTGGTCATGTTGCTTTTATTGGGACTGGATGTGTTGGAGGCTGCCTTGTGTGGCAGGTGGTGGAAAGTACTGGGGTGGTGCTGAGCACCCCTCGGGGCCACCACTGAACCCAGGACCTCTGGACCCCTTCCCACGTGCCCCCTGTTGCACTCCCCAGGGCGTGGTCGAGTTCTCTCTGTGTCTGCTGTTTGCCAAGCTGGTCAGTTACACC
This genomic window from Pan troglodytes isolate AG18354 chromosome 9, NHGRI_mPanTro3-v2.0_pri, whole genome shotgun sequence contains:
- the SLC37A2 gene encoding glucose-6-phosphate exchanger SLC37A2 is translated as MRSSLAPGVWFFRAFSRDSWFRGLILLLTFLIYACYHMSRKPISIVKSRLHQNCSEQIKPINDTHSLNDTMWCSWAPFDKDNYKELLGGVDNAFLVAYAIGMFISGVFGERLPLRYYLSAGMLLSGLFTSLFGLGYFWNIHELWYFVVIQVCNGLVQTTGWPSVVTCVGNWFGKGKRGFIMGIWNSHTSVGNILGSLIAGIWVNGQWGLSFIVPGIITAIMGVITFLFLIEYPEDVDCAPPQHHGEPAENQDNPEDPGNSPCSIRESGLETVAKCSKGPCEEPAAISFFGALRIPGVVEFSLCLLFAKLVSYTFLYWLPLYIANVAHFSAKEAGDLSTLFDVGGIIGGIVAGLVSDYTNGRATTCCVMLILAAPMMFLYNYIGQDGIASSIVMLIICGGLVNGPYALITTAVSADLGTHKSLKGNAKALSTVTAIIDGTGSIGAALGPLLAGLISPTGWNNVFYMLISADVLACLLLCRLVYKEILAWKVSLSRGSGYKEI